The window GTCGGTGCAAAGACGGCGGAAGCGACGCCGACCAAGACATCGCCAGCAACCTCGACGGGGGCAAAGGCGGCACCCAGGGTGTCGAAGAgggcgcgacgacgggcgcgaAAGGCGGAGAAATGGTCATTTTGCACCCTCAGCTCCCGCTTGAGGTCGTCGATGGACCGCATGGGTGGGGACAGGAAGTCTTTCATCTTGTTTCCGGACTTGACGCGGTAGGCCTTGGCagcatcggcgacgatggcaccAAACTGGCGTTCCACGTCGAGCGGCACCGCCATGGTGATTTGGGCGCCCGGCGTACCGAAAGACGAGAGACGCAGGTCGTGGGCGTTGGGAGCCGAGCCTGGTGCGGTATATGTACACGTATGTCAACCGACGAGGCACCCGGCCCAGCGGCAACGCTCCTCGCGGCAACGACCCTTGGTGGTGCACAGCCTTTCGCGGGCAGAAGAGATTGGCTGGCGAGGTGCAGAGGGAGGGCGGCTTGTGACGTTGCTGCAGGTGGCATAGGGTGTGATTGGGCCATCGGGACGGTGACGGCACATGCGGCTCAGCATCTTGCCTACAAGGCTGACCATGGTCACGCCTTGCATCCGGGTTGCCTTGTGGGTGCCTAGGTACGGTAGCATCGTGCAATAATCCATCGTCACGGCGCTGCCAGCCCCAAGGGTAGAGGTTGAACGGAGCTTCGACCAGGACGTTGCCCATCACCGATCAAAAGTCTTGGTCGAGGCGACATGGACGGTTGGCGGGTGTGTTGTGCTGCACGGATACGAATGGTGAGTCGTATGCGGGTGGACAATTTCGGTGATTTACTgtgcgacgatgacgattcAACGGAGAGGGCATGATGCGGGCAGACGAGCTTGGTAGAATTGGAGAGGGCAGGGTGAATCGGGTGAATCGACGAGGCTCGGTGAGAGAGagaggagacgacggtgaGAGGAGACGGCGGTGGTGGGCGGTTGCGGACACGCACTGCAGGCGCGACCGTCCCCATCGATGACTTCCTTCCCTTGAAGTGAAAAAAAAACTTGCACGGGTTGCTCCTGCCTCGTACATGTCCAGTACGTGGGAATTATCATGGTGCGTTGGTACCGACTTTGCATACCACTGTGCAGACTTTGACGATGGCATCGGCGATGGCTTTCACTGTTCCTTCATTTGATCGACGACCGACACGATGGACATCCATTTCGGTTTACGTGGATGGACATTGCTCGCATGCTGGTGTGCTTGCCCAGGGAAGATGGCGACAATTGCCAGGGGCTGACGACAAGTGCCGCCCAGGACCGATGGCATGCAGAATGCATAGGTCCGAAAGCACCAAAAACATCGaccccgtcctcgtcagcAGTCGTTATCCACGCGTCCGTGGATACAAACACCCTGGACATACTACGTCGAGGCGCATGGCAGGCAGGTTTCCGTCGGGCAGCGGGCACAAGTGCCGTCCGTCCGCACGTCTTTCACGCGGACACCAAGCTCGGCCATTCATCCAATACCAGCCGTTGATCCAAACCCAGCCGTTGATCCAAACCCAGCCGTTGATCCAAACCCAGCCGTTGATCCAAACCCAGCCGTTAATCCAATCCCTGCCCATTCATCCATTCTAGCAGCCAGATGATGCGGTGCCTTTGCATTACGACGGAAAAGAGTCGAGATGGAAGCACAAAACGATTGTCGGCGCCGAATGCAATGACTTTTCCACGGAGCGGTAACCGAGTCGTACCCGAAATCCAAGCCACAGGGGGCCAGTTCGTCTGATGACACCGACGGCAGTCGCTGCAGGGGGGCGGATATTGCCAGGGATCGATTCCATTTCCAGCAGGTACTACAAAGGTGACGCAGCTGACATGCTCGCCACGGCACAGCCATCACCCCCCAGGCCGTTCGCACCAAGCTCACGCATCTCCAGGATGGGGGCAACGATGGACGAGATGATCAGCGGCCGGCCCAGAGCAAGGTCAGACACGTCATGATGACCATGGTTTCGAACACCGGACCGCACTGGACGTTGAGCTGCAGCCTCCCGCAGCCGGCTTTGCCCCCCGTGCTGGTGAAGACGGCGAGAACGCGGGGCCAATGGCAGTCGCCGCCTTTGGTGAGCACATCTGGTGgttcctcctcgacgagcttgtaGTTTTGCGGCCTCCAGGCCGCCACATTCatgccatcgacggcgacgtgccGCGTCCGCTTCCAGAGAAACGATTTTCGCtcgccatctcgacgaccATGTGGCGGCGAGGTCTGCGGAGACATTGCCGAGGTGTCGGCCGTTGACTGCCGCGGCGACCCTAGCGGCAACGTCGGCAGATGCAAGCTCCAACGGTGGCTCGTGCCTGACCTGTTGGCCATTCGCATGTCCTCCCAGCAGACACGGTCCGGGGGCGCATCCAACGAcgcatcgccgaggccgatggtgAAGTGCTTGCTGAAGAGCGGCAGCCGActgacggcgatgacgggagaggcgacgtcgaggccggcgtgcaTCGTGAGCATGGGCGGGAAGGCGCCGGCCCGGACGAGCGAGTGGCTCGCGTCGGCCTCTGTCTCGCCTTTTGTCAACGCACAGGGGGGTGGGGTGACGGTGAAGCGCTTCCCGAAGACGGACCTGTCGACGGTGAACGTCTTGATGGCGTCCATGTCGCTTGATGCTGCTGACAATTAATGAAGGAGACAGATTCCTCCTTGCTCGCAGTCATTGTTCCATGGGGTAATCGGAGAGAGCTTTATACTTTCGACGAGGCCTTTCGTCCGTCCCCGAAACCGTTGCGGCGCCAAGCCTTGTCGGGTGGAATAGTGACTTGCGATTGACGTGGAATGCAGCTAGGCAGCAGTGACAAGGACAAAGCagcatcgccgccaccgttgAAGGACGCGGCGCGGGACATCACGGACGGATGGATATACGACGAATACGAGTCAGCCTGGTGGGCCAATCAATCAATCGATCACCGGATGACCAAAGGACGCACAAAAGAACAACACTCACAAACACTCCTACCTCTGCAATTCATGTCACACAGCGGACTACGATTTGATAACCGTTTGGCACCCAGCCCATGCCGCCGGTTCCCCACCAGTCCACCCTCCTTGGCAGAAcaatgctgtacttgcagtacacaGCAACTGGAACCTCGGCGGTGTGGAGATTTGGACCGTGACGGAATGGGCTCGTGGCAGATGCCTGGGGTCGGCAAGCGGCACATCGGTCTCGAAACATGGACGCACGTCGGCATCCCGCCGGCCAGCTCCCGCGCGCCGGCCAATGTTTGGACGACACCCCTGGAGCACGAGCACCGTTCGCCGAGATGGACAGGCGACTGAATAGGTGGTCCGATAAAATGCGCACGGGAaatggcgagcgagcgaatGCCGCGTACTTAAATGGATGCATGCGTGGCCATGCACGCTTTTCAGGCGCCCATACATCCAGGCCCAAGTATAAGATTGTGTGCGCCGGACACCGAGAGCCTTGCGCCGAGGCGACCCCTTTGCCGAGCAGGGGGTGCATCGTCAGTCCAACGGCGCCAACTTTTCGCTCATGTCTCACTCgtgcctcgccctcgcaTTCCCCTTGGCCCTCGCTCTGGCGGTCGTGCCGTTGGCCTTTGTCCCATCCTccacggcaccgacgtccccgtcgctcgccgccgccatcacgacgtcgacggccagcatGCTCGCGccagcatcgccgacggcggaagcaaagccgccggcgcccccCACGCACTATGCCGTCCTCCTCTTTGACGGCTTCCAGGCCCTCGACGTCTTTGGCCCCCTCGACGTGCTCAACATGCTCTCGCGCGACCACGGCCTGCGGctctccatcgtcgccgcccgtgCCGGATCGGTCTCGACGCGGACGGCGAGCATGACGCAGCGCATCGGCCAGGACGTCACGGCCACCCACACGCTGGCGACGGCTCCGCGCGACATTGAAGTGCTGCTGATCCCCGGCGGCATGGGCACACGGCTCGAGGACCTGCGACGACCCGAGGTGGCCTTTATCCGGTCCGTCTTCCCGCGCCTGCGCTTCCTGCTTACCGTCTGCACGGGAAGCTCACTGGCGGCCCGCGCGGGCGTGCTCGACGGGAGAGAGGCGACGACCAACAAGCGGGCCTTTGATCGGGTGCGTCCCCCTTGCCCCGGAGACGTGCCATTCCGCGCGGAGCGGAGGAGGAGTGAAGCCGAACGGGGCGCCGAGCGGActcgccgacgctgacgctTACCTCGTCGCAGATCCGGGCGCAGAGCCCCAGAGTGCAC of the Drechmeria coniospora strain ARSEF 6962 chromosome 01, whole genome shotgun sequence genome contains:
- a CDS encoding ThiJ/PfpI family protein, whose protein sequence is MGSWQMPGVGKRHIGLETWTHVGIPPASSRAPANVWTTPLEHEHRDPFAEQGVHRQSNGANFSLMSHSCLALAFPLALALAVVPLAFVPSSTAPTSPSLAAAITTSTASMLAPASPTAEAKPPAPPTHYAVLLFDGFQALDVFGPLDVLNMLSRDHGLRLSIVAARAGSVSTRTASMTQRIGQDVTATHTLATAPRDIEVLLIPGGMGTRLEDLRRPEVAFIRSVFPRLRFLLTVCTGSSLAARAGVLDGREATTNKRAFDRIRAQSPRVHWVRQARWVRDGNVWTSSGISAGIDMMYAFVGAHYGEDVAAAIAWDAEYTRNLDPSDDPFSEPRAML